The DNA segment CCTTCGCCGGAGATACCTATACAGGGCTGGATTCCGCGTCACTGGATGCGGATGCGCTGGACTGGGCAGAGGGGCATTTGCGCATTCTGTCGGGCCTGTATGGCCTGCTGCGACCCTTTGACGCGATGCAGCCCTACCGTTTGGAAATGGGCAGCCGGTTGCACACGGCGCAGGGAAAATCGCTGTATGAATATTGGGGCACGCGCATTTCTGACGCGCTGAACGCGGCGGCGGCGCAGACGGGGGCGCAGGTCGTTGTGAACTGCGCCTCGCAGGAATATTTCGGGGCTGTGGCGCGTGACGCGCTGAAACCACGCGTTGTGACCCCAGTGTTCAAAGAGCAGCGTGACGGCGAAGATCCGCAGATCATCAGCTTTTACGCCAAGAAAGCGCGCGGTGCGATGGCGCGCTATATCGTGGAAAACAGGTTGACCGACCCTGACGCGCTGTTGGAATTTGACACCGCCGGATACCGCCACGCGCCAGAGTTGTCGCAGCCCGACCAGCCTGTGTTCCTGCGCCCCTTGCACACTCAGCCCTCAGGCATGGAAAACCCCGGCGGCGCATGATCGCGTAATGCGGCCATCAGTTCCGACTTTTTCAATGGTTTGCTGAGCATCGCGTTCATGCCTGCGTCCAGAATGCGGTCAATTTCTTCCTGCAAGGCATGTGCGGTCAGGGCGATGATCGGGACGCTTTTGCCAAGAGCGCTTGCACGGATGCGGCGCGTTGCCTCGCGCCCGTCCATTTCGGGCATCGAGACATCCATAAACACAATGTCAGGGGCAAAGGTTTCAAATTGCGCCACTGCGATGCGCCCGTTTTCTGCCAGTCGCAGGTCAATATCCAGTGTTTGCAGCATCTTGGTGAAAACAAGCTGGTTTGTCTTGTTATCCTCGGCATACAGCACGCGTATGGGGCGGCAGGTAGTGGGCAGGGCTGGCACTGCCTGTAGCGTAGGCGGTTTGGGTGGGCGCAGCCCTTCAGGCATGGCCCCCTGCCCGTTGAATGCTGCCAAAAGGTTGCGCCAGATCAAAGGCTTATGCAAGGTCGCAAAGATGGTTTGATCTTCCATCGCAGGCTTGAACTCGGCAATATTCGAGCAAAGCAAAACGATGCGCGTGGCTGGAGAGGTGCCTTTCAGCGCAGCCAGCAAGTCAGGTATCCCCCCCTCGATCAGGTCTTGATCTATCAGGGCAATATCCGGCGGTGTTCCGGCAAGATGGCGCAGCACCGTATCTTGTCGGGTCGCGGTCAGGACACTGACCGACGCGGCCTTGAGGCGGCGCGCGATCACTTCGCGGCTGATCAGGTGATCGCTGACCAGAAGGGCGGTGCGGATATCCGCAGGCAGGGTCTGCACGCCCGGTTCTGATGCATCGGCGGCAACGGGCATTTCCAGCGTGAACCCGAAACACGACCCGACACCGGGTTCCGATTCCACCCAAACCTTGCCACCCATCTGCGCCACGATGCGTTGCGTGATCGCCAGACCCAGCCCCGTCCCTTCATACCGGCGGCTGGCGGTCTGCTCGACCTGATTGAACTCGGTGAAAATCTGTTCCTGATGCTGTGGATCAATGCCTATTCCGGTGTCTTCTACTGTGATCGTGACAATCTGCCCCTGCGCCGATGTGCCCACCCCGACCGCACGCACCAGAATATAGCCAGCATCCGTAAACTTGATGGCATTGCCCACCAGATTGGTCAGAATCTGGCGCATACGGCCAGAATCTGCGACCAAATGGACAGCAAGGAACATGTCATAATCAAGGATCAGTTCAATCTGCTTGCAGCGCGCGGTCGGGCTAAGCAGGCTAAGCACCTCGTGTATGGTCTTTTCCAGATCGAACGCGGTGGGGTTCAAGTGCATCTTGCCCGCATCCATTTTGGAGAAATCCAAAATATCATTGATGATCGACACCAGCGCCTGACCACTGGTGGAGATGGTCTGCGCATAGCTGCGCTGTTCCTCATCCAGCACGGTTTCGGACAACAGCTCTGCCATGCCGACGACCCCGTTCATGGGCGTGCGGATTTCGTGGCTCATATTGGCCAGAAAGGCTGATTTCGCCTCGACCGCGGCTTCGGCGCGGGCCTGCGCGTCGCGCAATTCGGCCTGATAGCGCAACGCATCGGTGATGTTATGCGCCAATGACACATAGTCGCCATTCGCAACACGGCGATCTGTCAGCCGAACCGCTATACCGGCGCTGAAATGCAATTCGATGGGCGAAATATCGGGCTGACGCCAGCGTTGCAGCATCATGCAGACCCATTCATCTGCCGTCATCTCGGCCAGATGCACCAAGCCTTCATGAGCGCAAATTTCCAGTATCCGGGCATAGAGGATGCCCGGCTGCACCTCGGCAAATTTGCCGAACACGCCAAGATAGGCCTGATTTGCCAGCACAAGCGCCTGATCCGCGTTAAAAACCGCGAATCCGTCTTGCAGGGTTTCAACCGCCTCTCTCAGGCGCAGATTGGCACGGTCGATTTCGGAATGCGCGACCTGCAAATCCTGACTGACCTGCGTATTCACCCCTTCCAGACTGTCGGCATGGCGGCGAATGCTGCCAAGTTCCGCGCGCTGCGCGATGACCTGATCCGAAAGATTGTCCGCATGCAGGCGCAACTGGTCATTCATCATGCGCAAATCACGCTGCGCCTGTTCATACAACCGCTCGGCACGCAAACGCGCGCGGCGTTCGCGTGCAAGTCGGTCGGAAAAAGCAGCGTCAGGGGTCATATCACGGCTATGGCAGGGAAGGTCTGCCGTGAAATATCGGTGAAACAATTGAACACAGCGTTAATTTACCGACTCTTTGCCCGCATCGGCACCGCCAAGAGCCGCCACCATGCGCGCGCCCCTTTCCCCCCTGCCACAGACAGGCTAGGTTCTGCGCAGTGATGTCTTTGCCTCAGGTGCCATATGTCCGAAAATGCTGCCGTAATGGAGTTCCTGCTGACCCGTCGCTCGCGTCCGGCCAAGATGCTGGGGGGGCCAGTGCCGGATCGTGCGCAGCTCCAGCATATTTTGGGTGCGGCGGCGCGCGTGCCCGATCATGGCAAGCTGGAACCGTGGCGCTTCGTTGTGCTGGAACGCGCAGCGTGCCAACGGCTGGCACCCATTATCACCGCACGCGGCGCAGCACAGGCCATTGACGCAGAAAAAGCCGCGAAAGCAGCCGCCACCTTTGCAGACAGCCCCCTGATCGTGACCGTTGTGGCCAGCCCCAAACCATCGGACAAGATACCCGAAATCGAACAAACCTTGTCGGTGGGGGCGGTGTGCCTTGGGCTGGTGAATGCCGCGCTCGCATCGGGCTGGGGGGCGAACTGGCTGACCGGCTGGGTGGCGTCGGACCGCGAAATCCTGACAGAGTTGGGCCTGACACCGCAGGAATGGGTCGCAGGGTTTATCCATATCGGCACCGCGCGGGCCACACCGCCCGACCGCCCGCGCCCTGATATGGACACGCTGATAACATGGCTGGACGAATGATCCGGCACCTTGCGCAAACGGTGCGCACGCACCAGACCTGCAAGCAACACTTTGCATGGAGAGCGGCATGATCGAGTCTTATATGAAGTCCATCGCCCAGTTGCGTGACCCAAGGTTTCGTAAGCTGCTCTGGATCGGCATCACCCTGTCTGTAGCGTTGCTTTTCGTCATCTATGCCTTTGTTTTGCTTTTGGTGCAGTTGTTGGTCCCCGGCGCGCTGTTCTTGCCCATCACAGGACAGGTGCAGGGGTTGGGGTCGCTGTTTTCCTTTGGCTCGATCCTGTATCTGATCGGGCTGTCGGTGTTTTTGATGGTGCCTGTCGCCTCAATCTTCACGGGGCTGTACCTGAACGATGTCGCTGACGCCGTCGAGACAGAGCATTACCGCGGCCTGGAGCCGCGCAACTCTGTTCCATTCCGCGAATCGGCCAATGACGCCTTGCGCTATTTCGGGCTGCTGGCGGCACTGAACGTGCTGGGGATGGGGGTTTTCGCAATCTCGAACGGCTGGGGGCTGATCCTGCTATGGCTGGTCAACGGGTTTTTGCTGTCGCGCGAGTATTTCACCATGATCGCGCGCAGACGCCACGACCCCGACGCCGCGCGCGCCCTGCAAAAGCGTCATATGATCCGATTGTGGTTGCCCGGCACTGTTCTGGCCGCCGGGCTAAGCGTGCCGATCCTGAACCTTGCCATGCCGCTGGTCGGTGCTGCGGTGTTCACACATATGTATCACCGGCTGACCCCGTCAGAGCCTAGCCCCGACCAGTAATCCGCTCCATCATGTCATATGTGATGACACCGGACAGGATAATCCCCGCGACGACAAGAAACGTCGGGGTCGCAATAAACGTGACCAGCTTGACCTTGCGCATCATCTGCGCATCCGACGGGGCGGATGAGGGCGTGCCGGGCACGACTTCGCCAGCCTCTCCCTGCGTTTGCAGGCGAAATGGCAGGACCAGAAACATGGTCATGAACCAGATAACGCCATACAGTGCGATTGCAGACATAATTGACATCAGATTTGCTCCAACTCCACCAGACAGCCATTGAAATCCTTGGGATGCAAGAACAGGACAGGCTTGCCATGTGCGCCGATCTTCGGCTCTCCGGTGCCCAGAACCCGCGCGCCCTCGGATTTCAGCTTGTCACGCGCGGCCAGAATATCCTCCACCTCATAGCAGATATGGTGAATTCCGCCTGCGGGGTTTTTATCCAGAAACCCCTGAATGGGGCTGTTCTCTCCAAGGGGATAAAGTAGCTCGATCTTGGTGTTGGGCAAGGTGATGAACACCACCGTGACCCCATGATCCGGCTCATCCTGCGGTGCGCCGACATCGGCACCAAGCGTGCCGCGATATTGTGCAGCGGCCGCGTCCAGATCGGGCACGGCAATGGCTACATGGTTCAGACGACCGATCATCCTGTCCCTCCAAGGCAAATCCTGCATCCGCTTATGCGGGTCCGCGCGCTGCAAGACAAGTGGCCTGTGCGGCCCCGTGACACAAAGGCGCGGAATCCCACGCGGGCTTAACCGCTTCTTAGCCTAATTGCGCTGAAATAGCAGCCACAGATGATGGAGGACAGGATGAACACACACCATGCGCCGAACAGATCCTTGGCCCGCGCGCGCCCCAACCTGAATGCGCAGCCCTCGGCCTATCAACAGGGGGCCACCTTGTTGCTGGTCGAGGACAGCCGCGTCATCAGCACCGCAATCCGGCTGATGATTCATGGCACCGGCGGGCGCTTGCGCCGGGCCGAAACCTTGTGCCGTGCGCGGCGGCACCTGTCGCTCTATACGCCCGATGTCGCCATCATCGACCTTGGCCTGCCAGACGGGTCAGGGCTGGACCTGATCTGCGAAGCAGACAGGCGCCAGACCCGCGTGCCCCTGATCATCGCAATCTCTGGCCAGCCAGAGTTGGAGGGTGCGTCCTATGCCGCAGGCGCTGACAGGTTTCTTGCCAAACCGATTGTCAGCATTTCCGAGTTTCGCGCAGTGCTCGCACCTTCCTGCCTTGCACCGCCCCTGTCGCAAACTGGGCTATCCAGCCCGCCCGCTGATCCCAGTGCGCTGCGCGATGATCTGTATCTGGCGTTGGATTTATTGCGGGGGCCAATGCGGAACGCCCGCGCGGAATACACGCTGCAATTCATCGACGGGCTTGCGCGCAGCCTGCATGACACGGAGTTGCTTGGCGCAGTTCAACAGGCGCGGCAAGGGGACGGGTTGCGCCCCTTGGTGACGGTTCTGCGCCAACGCCTGCGCGACCAGCCGCTGATCTAGGCGGGCATCCGCGCCACCCCAACGCAAGAAAAGGGGGGGTGGCGATGTGAAGTTACACCCGACAATATGCCCCCAAATGTAGGGTTGCGCGCAGTGCGGCGCAGGCCCCACAGCGAATGGGGTGATGCGGTCACAGGGCGCGGCCAGATACACTGGGCGCATGGCGCAGGGGCGCGTCTCAGTCCTTTGGCGCGATCCGCAGGCCAAGGTCGCGCAACTGTTCATTCGTCGCAGGCGACGGGGCATCCAGCAGCAGGTCTTCGGCACGCTGGTTCATCGGGAACATGATGACCTGACGAATATTAGCTTCCTCCGCCAGCAGCATCACAATCCGGTCAATCCCGGCTGCACAGCCGCCATGCGGGGGCGCGCCGAATTTGAACGCTTTGACCATGCCGCCAAACCGCTTGTCGACCTCGGAATTGGGATAGCCCGCGATTTCAAACGCGCGATACATGATTTCCGGCTTGTGATTGCGAATAGCCCCCGACAACAACTCGTAGCCATTGCAGGCCAGATCATACTGATAGCCTTTGACCGCCAGCGGATCACCCTCCAGCGCGGCCATCCCGCCTTGCGGCATGGAAAACGGGTTATGGCTGAAATCAACTTTGCCCGTCTCGGCATCCGCCTCATACATCGGAAAATCGACGATCCACGCGAAAGCAAAGCGGTTCTCATCCACCAGCTTCAATTCGCGGCCAATCTCGTCACGTGCTTTCGCGGCCACACCCTCGAATTGCGCAGGCTTGCCGCCAAGGAAAAACGCGGCATCCCCTTCGCCAAGCCCAAGCTGCACACGGATCGCCTCGGTCCGTTCGGGGCCGATGTTTTTGGCAAGGGGGCCTGCGGCGTCAAGGTGTAGATTAATCGAGCTTAGAATCTTATTCGATTCCTCGACCTTGCCTTCTCTCGCAAGAGCCTCAGCCTTATCCATTAGCTTGGAAGCGTGTTGATTGTTTTGGGCTACAAGATCAGTCTGCAAACCAATTTGCTGTCGGATATGTTCAAATGCTTCAATAATCTTTGTGTACGCTGCCTCGTCGCGCCGATCGGCAGGATATTGATCCATTAGCTTTCCAAGCGCATCAAGTTGCGCCAACTGCTCTGCCTGATCTTTGTCTATGTCTGCGCGCTTCCGCCAAAAGATATACCCCATCCCCGGCAGCCCTTGCGCCTGCGCGAAAGCATTCATCCGGTCACAGAACTTGCGCGACCCGCCCGTTGGTGCAGGAATGGCGCGGATTTCGGTGCCTTCATTTTCCAGCAATTTGGCGAAAATCGCAAAGCCGGAACCGCGGAAATGCTCGGATACCACCTGCATTTCAATCGGGTTACGCAAATCGGGCTTGTCGGTGCCGTATTTCAGCAGCGCTTCCGCATAGGGAATGCGCGGCCACTCGGCGGCGGGGTCAACCTTTTTGCCACCCGCAAATTCCTCGAACACGCCTTGCAGGACGGGCCCGACTGCCGAAAACACATCTTCCTGCTCGACGAAGCTCATCTCGACATCAAGCTGGTAGAAATCCGTGGGGGAGCGGTCGGCGCGCGGGTCTTCATCGCGGAAACAGGGGGCGATCTGGAAATACTTGTCGAACCCCGACACCATAATCAGTTGCTTGAACTGCTGCGGCGCTTGCGGCAACGCGTAGAACTTGCCCGGATGCAGACGCGACGGCACCAGAAAATCGCGCGCACCCTCTGGGCTGGACGCGGTGATGATCGGCGTTTGAAATTCGGTAAAGCCTGTATCCCACATGCGGCCCCGCATGGAGCGCACGACATTGGAGCGCAGCATCATATTCGCATGCAGCCCCTCGCGGCGCAGGTCCAGAAAGCGGTAGGACAGGCGCGTTTCCTCGGGGTAGTCGGGTTCGCCAAAGACTGGCAAGGGCAGATCATCGGCAGCGCCCAGAACATCCATCGCGCGGGCATAGACTTCGATCTCGCCGGTTTTCAGCTTGCTGTTGACCAGCGACGCATCACGCGCCTTCACGCTGCCCTCAATGCGGATACAATATTCGGCACGCAGCTTTTCAATGTCCTTGAACGCAGGGGAATCGCTGTCCGCCAACACCTGCGTGATGCCGAAATGGTCGCGCAGATCGATGAACAAAACGCCCCCGTGATCGCGGATGCGATGCACCCATCCCGACAGGCGCACAGTTTCACCCACATGGGCGGCGGTCAGGTCAGCGCAGGTATGGCTGCGATAGGCGTGCATGATATGCCCCTTTTGGCTGCAAGTCGTCCGGCTGTGGCGATACACAATCTGACGGCCCGGAAGTCAAGGGCCGTTGGCTTAGGTCCAGTGCATCTGTGCTGTGCCCGCCAGCACCGCATGGGCAACAGCAAGCTGGTCAAACGGCAGATCTTGGGCACGGCAGCAGTCCATCACAGTGTCGTCACGCATCAGAATGAAATCCAGAACCGCCATCAACAGCGACTCGTCCGGGCCAGTGGCTGTCTCCAGTTGCGCGCGCAGATCCTGCGCATCCGCGCCGCTGGCGGCCAGAAACACCGGCAAAAGCGTGTCTTGCCCACACAGCCAGTCCAGCGCGGCCAGCGCAATCTCTTCGGCGCGTGCAAGCTTCATTGTTTCCGTTCCTGCGCTCTGAAAGGGTTTGTTAACCAGTTTGCGGTAAATCTTCAGACATGATTAAGCAATTCAGGGATTAGTCACAATGCCTGCTCAGATACTTGTGGTGGACAATCTGCTTCTCAGCCGCATGATTCTACGCGTCAAGCTGTCTGCGGCTTGTTACACTGTCCGTCAGGCCACGACCGGGGCCGAAGCGCTGCACCATGTGGCCGAACACCTCCCCGCGCTGGTCTTGCTGGATTTCAATCTGCCCGATGCGACAGGGCTGGAAATTTGCAGGCAATTGCGCAGCGATCCCAAGACATGCAGCATTCCGATCATCCTGTTTTCCGCCGATCAGTCACGGTCCACACGGTTGCAGGCACTGGCCGCAGGCGCAGATGACTTTCTGAGCAAACCCCTTGATGACGCTTATCTGATGTCACGGATTCGCGCCTTGCTGCGCACCAGCGCCGTCGAGAAAGACTATCAGGCACGCTGCACCCCGACCCTGCGCCACGGCCTGGCCGAGGCACAATCGCAGTTTCACCACGCCCCTCGCGTCACACTCGTGCGCAGCAGCGCAATTCTGGCGCAGTCCAACGCGGGCACATGGCCCGATATTGCCCCTGAACTGTTCGACGATGCCCGCAGCTTGTCGGTTGTGCTGAGCGATTCCAATCCGGTGCAGCCGCCCGATGTCTTGTTGCTTGGTCCAGAAATCCTTGACGAGCAAGGCCTGCATGTCATCGCCGAGTTGCGCGCGCGCCATGCGACCTGCCGTATCCCGATTGCGGTGCTGTTGGACAAAACCACGCAAACCTCGCCAGCTATGGTGCTTGATCTGGGCGCGGAAGAAGCCTTGCGCCTGCCGCTGGACGCAGAAGAAGTGCAGTTGCGCCTACAGGCCATGATCAAACGCAAACGCAAGGCTGATGCAATGCGCCAAGCCCTTGGCGTCGAGTTGGACCTTGCCTCGCGCGATCCGCTGACGGGGCTGTTCAATCGTCGCCATGCCATGTCGCGCCTGTCGGATATTGTTGCAACACCGCCCGATGGCACGGCCCGAAACTACGCCATCCTTCTGATCGATCTGGATAATTTCAAGCGGGTCAATGATTGCTTCGGGCATGGTGCGGGGGACGAGGTTCTGATCGAGGCCTCTGCACGGATGCGCGACGCGATTGGCCCGCACAATCTGCTGGCCCGCTACGGCGGCGAGGAGTTTTTGTTGCTCTTGCCCGACGCAGAAATGGTGCAGGCCTGCGCGATGGCCGAGGAAATCCGCCGCCAGATCGAAGGGCGCGCCTATCACCTGACAACAGGCGACTTCCGCTTGCAGGTGACGGCCTCTATTGGTGTGACCGTGCAGACATCCATCACATCAGAGGCGCCACTGTCACGGCTGGAGCGGGTCAGGCAAGTTGTCGATCATGCCGATCAGGCATTGCACACCGCCAAAACCACAGGGCGCAACCGGGTGTCAGTTGGCCATTGTAGCATCAATCCCGCGCGCGCTCTCGTCCCCCGCCGCGCCACGGTCGGTGCTTGATGCGATCTTCCAGCGATTCGGCATAGGTCAGGCGGTCTTGGGCCGACATCTCGCTGACCTTGGCCAGCAACTGGTCATGCATCTGGTCACTGATGCGCAACAAGCGGTCTTGGGCCTGACGCAGCGCGTCCGAGAACGCTTCGGGGTCAAATTCCTCGGCGCGAAGGGCTGCAATCATTTGCTGCGACCCGCCAGTGTTGCCCGCTGTCTGGTCGCGCGCCGCGCGCAAGATTGCGCCTGTGGCACGGCGCAATTCGCGCCGGTCATCCGCAGGCAACGCCGCAACCGAGGCCCGTAACAACGAGCCTTGTTGCGAAGTCCGCGTCATCACCCCCCAAAGCATGCCGATGACCAGCACATTCAGCACCAGCGACACCACAAGGGTCAGCTTTAGCCACGGAAAGCGGCGTTTTGCCTTGGTCTCGTCCATGCCTCAGAACTCCATCAAGAGGGGGTCATCCACCCCGATCAACTGCAACGCGATCAGGTCCATATAGCCAAGCGCATTTTGCATCCAGTCGGGCGCGTCCAGTGCGGCAACCGGCATCGGCATGGCCACCCCGATCCAGAAACCGGCCACAGCGACCATCGCCCCGCCCGCAAGCCCCGGAACGGCCCAGCCCGAAAACCAGTTGCGCCACGGTGCAAATCTTTGCCGTTGCGGGGCACGCCCGGCGTTACAGGCATCGACATCGGCCAGAATGCGGGCGCGCAAATGCGGGCTTAACACAGGCTTGCAAGCCCGCGCATCATCAAACAATTGCGACAACTGGTCAGACATATCGTTCTTGTCACTGGTCATCATCATACCCCAATGCGTCGCGTTCTCCGGCCAGAATGGCCGACAGGTTGCGTTTTCCACGTGCCGTCAGGCTTTCCACCGCTTCAACCCCCAACATCATAATGGCAGCGATCTCGGGGTTCGTCAGCCCTTCAAGATGGCGCAAGATCACCGCCTGACGCTGGCGTTCCGGCAGATGCGCCAATGCATTTTCCAAGGCCTTTGCCCGCGCGGCCTGCATCATCTGCGCGTGCTGGCTTTGCGCCGTGTCCGGCAGGTCCGGCAACTCATTCACCATCGGCTTGCGCCGCCGCAGCCTGTCTGTGCACAGATTCGTTGCCACCCGAAACACCCAGGTCGAGGGTTGTGCCGCCCCGTCCTGCCAGTCAGGGGCCATCCGCCACAACCGCAACATCGCTTCCTGTGTCACATCCTCTGCCTCGGTCAGATCGCCCAGCATGCGTGCCGCGAACCGCAGGATACGCGGCGCAATCATGTCGGTCAGAGCTTCAGCCGCACGTCTGTCACCCGCAACGACACGGCCCAGCAAGCCCGCCTGATCAACATCTGATCGTTGCTCCAGCGGCATAAGCGCGCCTTTCCTTGCGGGTCGGGCGGGGAAACGCCCGCCCGACCCGCGTCTTTTCAGTTCTGACCACGCATCCGGGGCCGTTCACGCTGGCCGCGCTTCCCCATCATCTCGGTGAAACGCGCATATTCTTCTGCATCGATGACGCCATCGTCATTTCTGTCAATCCGCGAAAACATACGGCTTGCCATTTCGGCGCGTCGGTCGCTGCGCGGCTCGGGGCGCAGGTCTGCAAGACCGGCACGCAAGCCCGCCTCGTCCAGCATACCATTTTCATCAGCCTGCTGCATGATACGGGAAATCATCTCATCGTGCATGGCCTCGCGTTGCGCTTGCATGCCTGCCTGCAAATTCTCTTGCGTCAGGGTGCCGCTGCCGTCTGCGTCCAGTTCCTCGAAGCTGGGCATGGACATGTGCGTCTGTGCTGCGGCGGGGGCTGTCACCAGCATCAATGCGCCCAGCATGGCCGCGAGTGTGGCTTTTTCCATAGTCATCTCTCCTGTATGCACGGGCATATACCCTTGATACAGGCTCAAACGCGGCATCTGCCTGTTTCCGTCGCGGGAATCCGCCACGCGTTGCGGCAAGACGTCGCAAAACCGGTTGCGGGGGGTGTATTCCCGCCCCGTAACCTCTATTCCGCTTACATCTTTAGGAGCGCGCGCATGACCCTTGCAGACACAACATTCGCCGACGACCGGCCTTTGACGCCCGCGCTGCTGCGTGGCATCCGGTGTAAATGCCCCGCTTGTGGTGAGGGTCCGCTGCTGGAGCGCTATCTGAAAGTGCGCAGCCATTGCCCCAGTTGTGGCGAAGACTACACCGCCCAGCGCGCCGATGACGGACCGGCCTATCTGACCATGCTGGTCACGCTGAAAGTGGTCACGCCGCTGATGGTCGCCGCCATGTTTGCATGGGACTGGCACCCCGCCATCATGTTCGGGGTATTTGCCTCGCTGTTGGTTGCGCTTTCCCTGTTCCTTCTCCCGCGATTCAAGGGCATGATCGTGGCCATTCAATGGTCACGCCGTATGCACGGGTTCGAGGGAATGGATGAACGCCACCGCTGACAAAACCGCCCTGCGCGACGCATCCTCTGTCCTGCTGATACGCGGCAAGGGCGATGATGCGCATGTCCTGATGGGGCAACGCGGCGCAAAAGCGGCCTTTATGCCGGAAAAGTTTGTCTTTCCTGGGGGTGCGGTTGATCCGACCGATGGCCAAATCCCCCTTGCCCGACCAGTTGCCCCGGCCTGTCAGGCACGTCTGTCGCAGGGGCACAGCGCACCCAATGCCCTCGTCGCCGCTGCCATCCGCGAACTCTGGGAAGAAACCGGCCTTATGCTGGGGCGCGCAGGGCGCTGGGATATGCCCCCTGCCGACTGGCAGGGCTTCGCGGCCAAGGGTCTGGTCCCCGATGCACACGGCCTGCGCTATATCTTTCGCGCCATCACCCCCCCCGGACGCCCCCGCCGCTTTGACGCGCGCTTCTTTCTGGCCCACGCAGATGACGTTTCCGGCGATCTGGACGATTTCTCTGCCGCCTGTGACGAACTCAGCCACTTGCACTGGGTGCCCCTGCGCGAAGCCCGCCGCCTGAACCTGCCCTTTATCACCGAAGTCGTTCTGGCCGAAGCGCAAGCCCATATCGAGGGTGAAGACATGGCCGATTCGGTCCCCTTCTTCGACAACTCGACCGAGGTTTCAACCTTTCGCCGCATCGCCTGACGCGCGCCACGCCATCACGCGGGTATAACGCGCCACCCGCAACAGGACCAATCGCACAGCGAACTGATATAACTGGACAAACCTGTCCCGTTTCTGATCTGATGCCTGGAACACCGTTCCGCGCCTGCACCCCGCGGCGGAACAAACCGGGAGGAGCAAGGGGATGCCCAGCCAACCAACCCCGGACCTGTCACCGCAGGTCTCGGACGAGGTCCGCAAGACAACCTGCTACATGTGCGCCTGCCGCTGCGGCATTGATGTGCACATGAAAGCAGGCCGCGTCGCCTATATCGAGGGAAACCGCGACCATCCGGTGAACAAGGGCGTTCTCTGTGCCAAAGGGTCGGCAGGGATCATGCAGCACCTCTCGCCCGCCCGCCTGCGCGCCCCGCTCAAGCGTGTTGGCCCGCGCGGGTCTGGCGAGTTCGAGGAAATCTCGTGGGATGAAGCGCTTCAGCTTGCGACAGACTGGCTCAAACCCCTGCGCGACACGGCCCCTGAAAAGCTGGCCTTCTTCACGGGCCGCGACCAGTCGCAATCTTTCACCGGCTGGTGGGCGCAAGCCTTCGGCACCCCGAACTGGGCCGCGCATGGCGGCTTTTGCAGCGTCAATATGGCGGCGGCGGGCATCTACACAATGGGCGGGTCATTTTGGGAATTCGGCCAACCCGACTGGGACCGCACCAAGCTGTTTTTGCTGTTCGGCGTGGCCGAAGATCATGACAGCAACCCGATCAAGATGGGCCTTGGCAAACTGAAAGCACGCGGCGCGCGGGTGATCGGCGTGAACCCCATCCGCTCTGGCTACAATGCCATCGCCGATGACTGGATCGGCATCAC comes from the Roseinatronobacter monicus genome and includes:
- the aspS gene encoding aspartate--tRNA ligase — its product is MHAYRSHTCADLTAAHVGETVRLSGWVHRIRDHGGVLFIDLRDHFGITQVLADSDSPAFKDIEKLRAEYCIRIEGSVKARDASLVNSKLKTGEIEVYARAMDVLGAADDLPLPVFGEPDYPEETRLSYRFLDLRREGLHANMMLRSNVVRSMRGRMWDTGFTEFQTPIITASSPEGARDFLVPSRLHPGKFYALPQAPQQFKQLIMVSGFDKYFQIAPCFRDEDPRADRSPTDFYQLDVEMSFVEQEDVFSAVGPVLQGVFEEFAGGKKVDPAAEWPRIPYAEALLKYGTDKPDLRNPIEMQVVSEHFRGSGFAIFAKLLENEGTEIRAIPAPTGGSRKFCDRMNAFAQAQGLPGMGYIFWRKRADIDKDQAEQLAQLDALGKLMDQYPADRRDEAAYTKIIEAFEHIRQQIGLQTDLVAQNNQHASKLMDKAEALAREGKVEESNKILSSINLHLDAAGPLAKNIGPERTEAIRVQLGLGEGDAAFFLGGKPAQFEGVAAKARDEIGRELKLVDENRFAFAWIVDFPMYEADAETGKVDFSHNPFSMPQGGMAALEGDPLAVKGYQYDLACNGYELLSGAIRNHKPEIMYRAFEIAGYPNSEVDKRFGGMVKAFKFGAPPHGGCAAGIDRIVMLLAEEANIRQVIMFPMNQRAEDLLLDAPSPATNEQLRDLGLRIAPKD
- a CDS encoding DUF3572 family protein, with protein sequence MKLARAEEIALAALDWLCGQDTLLPVFLAASGADAQDLRAQLETATGPDESLLMAVLDFILMRDDTVMDCCRAQDLPFDQLAVAHAVLAGTAQMHWT
- a CDS encoding diguanylate cyclase; amino-acid sequence: MPAQILVVDNLLLSRMILRVKLSAACYTVRQATTGAEALHHVAEHLPALVLLDFNLPDATGLEICRQLRSDPKTCSIPIILFSADQSRSTRLQALAAGADDFLSKPLDDAYLMSRIRALLRTSAVEKDYQARCTPTLRHGLAEAQSQFHHAPRVTLVRSSAILAQSNAGTWPDIAPELFDDARSLSVVLSDSNPVQPPDVLLLGPEILDEQGLHVIAELRARHATCRIPIAVLLDKTTQTSPAMVLDLGAEEALRLPLDAEEVQLRLQAMIKRKRKADAMRQALGVELDLASRDPLTGLFNRRHAMSRLSDIVATPPDGTARNYAILLIDLDNFKRVNDCFGHGAGDEVLIEASARMRDAIGPHNLLARYGGEEFLLLLPDAEMVQACAMAEEIRRQIEGRAYHLTTGDFRLQVTASIGVTVQTSITSEAPLSRLERVRQVVDHADQALHTAKTTGRNRVSVGHCSINPARALVPRRATVGA
- a CDS encoding periplasmic heavy metal sensor — encoded protein: MDETKAKRRFPWLKLTLVVSLVLNVLVIGMLWGVMTRTSQQGSLLRASVAALPADDRRELRRATGAILRAARDQTAGNTGGSQQMIAALRAEEFDPEAFSDALRQAQDRLLRISDQMHDQLLAKVSEMSAQDRLTYAESLEDRIKHRPWRGGGRERARD
- a CDS encoding RNA polymerase sigma factor, which translates into the protein MPLEQRSDVDQAGLLGRVVAGDRRAAEALTDMIAPRILRFAARMLGDLTEAEDVTQEAMLRLWRMAPDWQDGAAQPSTWVFRVATNLCTDRLRRRKPMVNELPDLPDTAQSQHAQMMQAARAKALENALAHLPERQRQAVILRHLEGLTNPEIAAIMMLGVEAVESLTARGKRNLSAILAGERDALGYDDDQ
- a CDS encoding EF-hand domain-containing protein; translation: MEKATLAAMLGALMLVTAPAAAQTHMSMPSFEELDADGSGTLTQENLQAGMQAQREAMHDEMISRIMQQADENGMLDEAGLRAGLADLRPEPRSDRRAEMASRMFSRIDRNDDGVIDAEEYARFTEMMGKRGQRERPRMRGQN
- a CDS encoding DUF983 domain-containing protein; amino-acid sequence: MTLADTTFADDRPLTPALLRGIRCKCPACGEGPLLERYLKVRSHCPSCGEDYTAQRADDGPAYLTMLVTLKVVTPLMVAAMFAWDWHPAIMFGVFASLLVALSLFLLPRFKGMIVAIQWSRRMHGFEGMDERHR